In Desulfuromonas sp. KJ2020, a single window of DNA contains:
- a CDS encoding P-II family nitrogen regulator — protein MRKVEAIIKPFKLDEVKEALNEIGIQGITVSEVKGFGRQKGHTELYRGAEYVVDFIPKIKMEIIVKDDMVAQVVDVIAEAARTGRIGDGKIFVTPVDEVVRIRTGERGDEAL, from the coding sequence ATGAGGAAAGTTGAGGCGATTATCAAGCCTTTCAAACTCGATGAAGTCAAAGAAGCGCTCAACGAAATTGGCATTCAGGGGATTACGGTTAGCGAAGTCAAAGGCTTCGGCCGTCAGAAGGGCCATACGGAGCTGTATCGTGGCGCCGAGTATGTAGTCGATTTCATTCCCAAAATAAAAATGGAAATCATTGTGAAAGACGACATGGTCGCCCAGGTTGTCGATGTCATCGCGGAGGCGGCCAGGACCGGCCGCATCGGCGACGGCAAAATTTTTGTCACCCCCGTCGATGAGGTCGTCCGCATCCGTACCGGCGAGCGCGGCGACGAGGCACTCTAG
- a CDS encoding NUDIX domain-containing protein yields the protein MAEKKNEIFDIVDENDQVIGQAPRSRCHGDPSLIHRVAHVLVFNRDGCLLLQKRAQTKDIQPGKWDTSVGGHLDPGESYHEAARREMAEELGITSIPLTYLYSSKIRNAIESENVATYLSRYDGELIFPPEEIEEVRFWSPAEIEASLNQGIFTPNFEEEWVLFKDWLRRRPIDLDRPIAFCAGDSFPDLLSELCNN from the coding sequence GTGGCTGAAAAAAAGAACGAAATTTTCGATATTGTGGACGAGAACGACCAGGTGATCGGTCAGGCTCCCCGTTCACGCTGCCATGGCGATCCGAGTCTCATCCACCGGGTCGCCCATGTGCTCGTGTTCAACCGCGATGGCTGCCTGCTATTGCAGAAAAGGGCCCAAACCAAAGATATTCAGCCCGGCAAGTGGGACACCAGCGTCGGTGGCCACCTCGATCCCGGCGAGAGCTACCATGAAGCGGCTCGCCGGGAAATGGCCGAGGAACTCGGTATCACGAGTATCCCCTTGACCTATCTCTATTCCTCGAAAATTCGCAACGCCATCGAATCGGAGAATGTGGCGACCTACCTGTCCCGCTATGATGGCGAACTGATCTTCCCTCCGGAAGAGATCGAGGAGGTGCGTTTCTGGTCGCCTGCCGAGATTGAAGCGTCCTTGAACCAGGGGATCTTTACCCCCAATTTCGAAGAGGAATGGGTTTTGTTCAAGGACTGGTTGCGGCGCCGGCCCATCGACCTGGATCGCCCCATCGCTTTTTGTGCCGGAGACAGTTTCCCGGATCTGCTGAGTGAGTTGTGCAATAATTGA
- a CDS encoding ferredoxin domain-containing protein gives MLMMNKEAEEQGILQAARMICIAARTAPKGRGKDLLVSAILTGEEKDAIQLKMVEIAERDSVSFFARDAGNLEQSPVLVLLGTRKEAMGLPHCGFCGFADCATMVKAGGTCSFNSGDLGIAVGSAVSRAADMRIDNRIMYSAGKAAVEMKFLGPDVAIAYGIPLSVSGKSPFFDRK, from the coding sequence ATGTTGATGATGAACAAAGAAGCGGAAGAGCAGGGGATTTTGCAGGCGGCCCGGATGATCTGCATCGCCGCCCGGACCGCACCTAAGGGAAGGGGCAAGGATCTGCTGGTCTCGGCTATTCTCACGGGAGAGGAAAAGGATGCTATTCAGCTCAAGATGGTCGAGATAGCCGAACGCGATTCCGTGTCGTTTTTCGCGCGGGATGCGGGCAATCTCGAACAGTCCCCCGTACTGGTCCTGCTGGGCACCCGCAAGGAGGCCATGGGCCTGCCGCATTGCGGTTTTTGCGGTTTTGCCGACTGCGCCACCATGGTCAAGGCGGGCGGAACCTGCTCCTTCAACAGCGGCGACCTCGGTATCGCCGTCGGTTCAGCCGTAAGCCGGGCTGCCGATATGCGCATCGACAACCGTATCATGTATTCGGCTGGCAAGGCGGCGGTCGAGATGAAGTTTCTGGGGCCCGACGTCGCCATCGCCTACGGTATCCCCCTGTCTGTTTCCGGCAAGAGCCCTTTCTTTGACCGCAAGTAA
- a CDS encoding PolC-type DNA polymerase III has translation MSAILEKTPVVILDFETTGMAPDRGDRAIEIGAVRIEGDRIVDRFQSLMCPGRRVSPFIEDYTGITNAMLQDAPEPALVMRQFQRFLADSPLVAHNASFDRRFLESEFRRAGLPLPAEYSCSLLVARRLYPEAPNHKLATLVHYRALPVTGNFHRALADAEMTAHLWLGMTADVRDRCGLEQVPFSLMQALEKVKIKKVAQFLESAAGVASAEECHLKGCNLIKTV, from the coding sequence ATGAGCGCCATTTTAGAAAAAACGCCCGTAGTGATACTCGATTTTGAAACAACTGGCATGGCGCCAGATCGTGGAGACCGGGCCATCGAAATCGGCGCCGTGCGGATTGAGGGTGACCGTATAGTCGATCGGTTCCAAAGTCTTATGTGCCCGGGCCGACGGGTCAGTCCCTTTATTGAGGACTACACCGGCATCACCAACGCCATGCTGCAGGATGCTCCGGAGCCGGCCCTGGTCATGCGCCAGTTCCAGCGTTTTTTGGCAGACAGTCCGTTGGTGGCCCATAATGCATCGTTTGACCGTCGCTTTCTGGAGAGTGAATTCAGGCGGGCCGGACTGCCTCTGCCGGCAGAATATTCCTGTTCCCTGCTGGTGGCGCGGCGGCTCTATCCCGAAGCCCCCAACCACAAACTGGCCACTCTGGTTCATTATCGGGCCTTGCCCGTGACAGGAAATTTTCATCGTGCCCTCGCTGACGCCGAGATGACCGCTCATCTCTGGTTGGGGATGACCGCGGATGTTCGTGATCGTTGTGGGCTCGAGCAAGTTCCCTTTTCCCTCATGCAGGCACTGGAGAAAGTCAAGATCAAGAAGGTGGCGCAGTTTCTGGAGTCGGCCGCGGGTGTTGCCAGCGCTGAAGAGTGTCATTTAAAGGGATGTAATCTTATTAAAACCGTGTGA
- a CDS encoding DUF3187 family protein, which translates to MPCLRPFIRRIVIGFWILFALGTPDFATASDNGGSGIFNLRSQSPMQSLRMVTPFQPADTIRPGWHLLLTATLSNVWAQESTYAMDYEMADVQAGVGYGFNDRLELAAGYDNRAYYGGVLDGFIQGFHDLFGIDQNGRDEVPKGQSRVIRAGPVPEESDADIFNNSGVSLTLKYDAFAGNRWLPAVNMSGSVRYGLDNGQAFSDNHPVDYGFSLGFGKRFSERWYAHLILSYTVFDLTVARDYDRFTPIRMKNQQAGGLLSFGYEHSPRWTFLGQYMVQEAAIKDISGLDEPSHEIHVGFKYRFPQMGTLEFALIQNIVSMDNSPDFGIHLGWAYPF; encoded by the coding sequence ATGCCCTGTCTGCGCCCGTTCATTCGACGGATAGTTATAGGTTTCTGGATTCTCTTCGCTCTAGGGACTCCCGATTTTGCGACGGCCAGCGATAACGGTGGCAGCGGCATCTTCAATCTGCGGTCTCAGTCGCCCATGCAGAGCCTGCGCATGGTGACTCCGTTCCAACCGGCGGACACCATCAGGCCGGGCTGGCATCTTTTATTGACCGCCACGCTCTCCAATGTCTGGGCACAGGAGAGTACCTACGCCATGGATTACGAAATGGCCGATGTGCAGGCTGGGGTCGGCTATGGTTTCAATGACCGTCTTGAATTGGCGGCCGGCTACGATAACCGGGCCTATTATGGAGGGGTGCTTGATGGCTTCATCCAGGGATTTCACGATCTTTTCGGCATCGATCAGAACGGCCGCGACGAAGTGCCCAAAGGGCAGAGCCGCGTCATCCGCGCCGGCCCTGTTCCAGAAGAATCGGACGCCGATATCTTCAACAACAGCGGTGTCAGTCTCACGCTGAAGTACGATGCCTTTGCCGGGAATCGCTGGCTGCCCGCCGTCAATATGTCGGGCTCGGTTCGTTATGGTCTGGATAATGGCCAGGCCTTCAGTGATAACCATCCGGTGGATTACGGGTTTTCACTCGGTTTCGGTAAACGTTTCAGCGAACGATGGTACGCCCACCTGATATTGTCGTATACCGTTTTCGATCTCACCGTGGCCCGTGACTATGACAGGTTCACGCCTATCCGCATGAAAAATCAGCAGGCCGGCGGTTTGCTCTCCTTTGGCTATGAGCATTCACCGCGCTGGACCTTTCTGGGCCAATATATGGTACAGGAGGCCGCCATCAAGGACATCAGCGGTCTTGACGAACCGAGCCACGAGATACACGTTGGGTTCAAATATCGCTTTCCCCAGATGGGTACCCTCGAATTCGCCCTGATCCAGAATATCGTCAGCATGGACAACAGCCCCGATTTCGGAATCCATCTCGGTTGGGCCTATCCGTTTTAG
- a CDS encoding nucleoside recognition domain-containing protein encodes MEALVPAVLGALKLALKLVLIIVPLVTIFEVLRYMPIFRRAGRAVDPLMRGMGLTRDAAVPLFTGIFLGIAYGAGIIIRVAQEKKLPKRELFLMGLFLATCHAVVEDTLIFVVIGGNAWIMLGVRVLIAFALTAVLARLWKWRSD; translated from the coding sequence ATGGAAGCTCTCGTCCCGGCCGTGCTGGGTGCCCTGAAACTGGCCCTTAAATTGGTCCTCATTATCGTCCCTCTGGTAACGATCTTCGAGGTGCTCCGCTATATGCCTATCTTTCGCCGGGCGGGTCGCGCCGTGGATCCTCTCATGCGCGGCATGGGGCTGACCAGGGATGCAGCTGTTCCCCTCTTTACCGGTATTTTCCTGGGCATCGCCTACGGCGCCGGCATCATTATCCGGGTGGCGCAGGAAAAGAAACTGCCCAAGCGCGAACTCTTTCTGATGGGACTGTTTCTGGCTACCTGCCACGCCGTTGTGGAGGATACCCTTATTTTTGTGGTTATCGGCGGTAATGCCTGGATTATGCTGGGAGTCAGAGTATTGATTGCTTTTGCCCTGACCGCTGTGCTGGCGAGGTTATGGAAGTGGCGAAGCGATTAA